The following are encoded in a window of Microcaecilia unicolor chromosome 7, aMicUni1.1, whole genome shotgun sequence genomic DNA:
- the MARS2 gene encoding methionine--tRNA ligase, mitochondrial, whose translation MRWVCRGGLPAWLRCGFVFPVQAHVSRRWVQNCSGTLFTTPIFYVNAGPHLGHVYSALLADSLHRERALRDCATRLSTGTDEHGLKIQQAAEAAGKAPYQFCSEVSEQFRAVFNHTLISYTDYIRTTEEHHKRTVEKFWTVLSERGYIYKGVYEGWYSTPDESFLAESQVMGIQDKQGNVIKVSTESGHQVHWTKEENYMFKLSDFRPLLLKWLETHKQAIYPENFYQIVLQWLQEDLPDLSVSRERSRLKWGIPVPGDSQQTIYVWLDALVNYLTVAGYPEAHHSWWPAVHHVVGKDILKFHAIYWPAFLMAAGLAPPDHIFVHSHWLASGQKMSKSLGNVVDPMDCCDQYTVDGFRYFLLRHGVPDRDCDYYHEKVVQLLNAELADALGGLLNRCCASSINSTQSYGFFSSSCFPDKHNCFDKAASARAMEEDYQLIEFVENLPTEVQARYEKCQIYKALEAIDACVRLTNKFFQRHTPWKLDSTNPVEKLWLDTIIYVTMECLRTYGTLLQPVVPSIADKLLSRLGVAQNERTLKDFLFLARYHGKYCPFEGRELGPDTGVLFNRLDQNKSRKTKDPSIPKL comes from the exons ATGAGGTGGGTGTGTAGAGGCGGGCTGCCCGCTTGGTTACGCTGTGGGTTTGTGTTCCCGGTTCAAGCACATGTATCCCGTCGTTGGGTTCAGAACTGTAGCGGCACACTTTTCACTACCCCCATATTCTACGTGAATGCTGGGCCGCATCTGGGCCATGTGTATTCTGCGCTCTTGGCGGACTCCCTGCATAGGGAGCGGGCTCTGCGGGATTGTGCGACCCGACTCAGCACCG GAACAGACGAGCATGGATTGAAAATACAACAAGCTGCTGAGGCTGCAGGAAAAGCTCCCTACCAGTTCTGCTCTGAAGTGTCAGAGCAGTTCAGGGCTGTATTTAACCACACCCTCATTTCCTACACAGACTACATCAGAACCACAGAGGAACACCATAAAAGAACAGTTGAAAAATTCTGGACCGTGCTGTCCGAGAGAGGCTATATTTATAAAGGAGTATATGAAGGATGGTATTCCACCCCAGATGAGAGCTTCCTTGCGGAATCTCAGGTCATGGGTATTCAAGACAAACAGGGAAATGTCATTAAAGTCTCCACTGAAAGTGGACATCAG GTGCACTGGACCAAAGAAGAAAACTATATGTTTAAGCTATCAGATTTCAGACCTTTGTTACTGAAATGGCTGGAGACACACAAACAAGCAATTTATCCAGAAAACTTTTACCAGATTGTTCTTCAGTGGCTGCAAGAAGATCTCCCAGATCTATCGGTGTCCAGAGAACGAAGTCGTTTAAAGTGGGGTATCCCTGTGCCTGGGGATTCCCAACAGACAATCTACGTGTGGCTGGATGCCCTCGTTAATTACCTTACAGTAGCAGGCTACCCTGAAGCACACCATTCATGGTGGCCTGCAGTGCATCATGTGGTGGGTAAAGATATTCTCAAGTTTCATGCAATCTATTGGCCTGCATTTCTGATGGCAGCAGGACTGGCACCACCTGACCATATCTTTGTGCACTCTCACTGGCTGGCCTCTGGCCAGAAGATGTCTAAAAGCCTGGGGAATGTAGTGGATCCTATGGACTGCTGTGACCAATACACAGTGGATGGCTTCAGATACTTCCTTTTAAGGCACGGTGTCCCAGACAGAGATTGTGACTATTATCACGAGAAGGTGGTTCAGCTCTTGAATGCTGAGCTAGCAGATGCTCTAGGAGGACTTTTAAaccgctgctgtgcctccagcaTAAACAGTACTCAGAGTTATGGCTTCTTCTCCAGTTCCTGCTTTCCAGATAAACACAACTGTTTTGATAAAGCAGCATCTGCCAGAGCAATGGAAGAAGACTACCAGCTGATTGAGTTTGTGGAAAACTTACCCACTGAAGTCCAGGCCCGTTATGAAAAATGTCAAATCTATAAGGCTTTAGAAGCCATAGATGCATGTGTAAGACTGACAAATAAATTCTTTCAGCGACACACACCCTGGAAACTTGATAGCACTAACCCTGTTGAAAAGCTTTGGCTAGATACTATcatatatgttactatggagtGCCTTCGCACATATGGCACTCTGCTTCAGCCTGTGGTGCCATCCATTGCAGACAAGTTACTTTCCAGGCTGGGCGTGGCACAGAATGAAAGAACGCTAAAAGATTTCCTTTTCTTGGCTAGGTATCATGGGAAGTACTGTCCATTTGAAGGAAGAGAACTGGGGCCTGATACTGGAGTCTTATTCAACAGACTTGATCAAAATAAATCACGTAAAACAAAGGATCCATCAATCCCAAAACTGTAA